TTTGGAATAAAATTCAAAAAAATAGTAAAAGAAACATTGAGTTATTATGATGTAAGTGGAGAAGAACCAGAAAGATTTTATCATGGATTAATACTGGGAATGATAGTAGGACTAAGTAAAAAATACATAGTAAAAAGCAACAGAGAAACAGGATATGGAAGAGCAGATGTAATATTAATACCAAAAGAAAAGACAGAACCAGGAATAATATTTGAATTTAAAAAATATAGTATAGACTTTGATAAAGACTTAAAAGACAGTGCAGAAAAAGGTATAAAACAAATAGAAGAAAAGGGATATGAAGAAGAAATAAAAAGTTATGGAATAGAGAAAATAATAAAAGTAGCAATTGCTTTTGATAAGAAAGATGTGGAAGTGTTAATTAAATAATAATTATAAAAGTGAATAGATAAGGGTTAAGGTGTAGGGAAGATGGTGAAAATCCATCACGGCCCCGCCACCGTAACTGGGGACGAAACCAACAAAATGCCACTGGGAAACTGGGAAGGCGTTGGGAGTAGAACGATCCAGAAGTCGGGAGACCTACCTTAATTCTATCTTAATCCCATTCGCGCGGGCGAAATGGGATGAAAATTAATTTAAAGGAGGAGATTCATGATAGTTTTAGTCACTGGCGGAGCGAGAAGTGGAAAAAGCACATTTGCACAGGAATATATAAGTAAAATAGGAAATAAAATAGTATATATAGCAACAGCAATACCATTTGATGATGGTATGAAATATAGAATAAAAAAACATATAAATTCTAGATCAAAACAATGGAAAACTATTGAAATGTATAAATCGTTTGATAAATTAGAATCTAATATAGATTTTTTAAACAGCGATTCAATTTTATTTGAATGTATGACACTGATGGTATCCAATCTATTATTAGAAGAAAATATAGAAAATGCAGATTATGAAACAATAGAAAATATAGAGAAAAAAATATTTTTTGAAGTAGAGAAAATTATAGCAATAATGAAAAAATACAATAAAAATTTTATTATAGTTACAAATGAAGTTGGTATGGGAATAGTACCATCATATAAACTTGGTAATATTTTTAGAGATATTGCCGGAAGAATAAATCAATATTTAGCTAAAGAGGCTGATGAGGTTTATATAACCATATCAGGAATACCCTTAAAATTGAAGGGATGATAATATGAAAGGCATAATATTAATGTTTAATTTTTTTACCAGAAT
This genomic window from Marinitoga litoralis contains:
- the cobU gene encoding bifunctional adenosylcobinamide kinase/adenosylcobinamide-phosphate guanylyltransferase encodes the protein MIVLVTGGARSGKSTFAQEYISKIGNKIVYIATAIPFDDGMKYRIKKHINSRSKQWKTIEMYKSFDKLESNIDFLNSDSILFECMTLMVSNLLLEENIENADYETIENIEKKIFFEVEKIIAIMKKYNKNFIIVTNEVGMGIVPSYKLGNIFRDIAGRINQYLAKEADEVYITISGIPLKLKG
- a CDS encoding PD-(D/E)XK nuclease domain-containing protein; translated protein: FGIKFKKIVKETLSYYDVSGEEPERFYHGLILGMIVGLSKKYIVKSNRETGYGRADVILIPKEKTEPGIIFEFKKYSIDFDKDLKDSAEKGIKQIEEKGYEEEIKSYGIEKIIKVAIAFDKKDVEVLIK